One Candidatus Cardinium hertigii DNA window includes the following coding sequences:
- the atpD gene encoding F0F1 ATP synthase subunit beta — MSSAGKVIQIIGSVVDVRFEEAATLPCILHALHIKTPSGKVVTLECQQHLGEHCIRAIAMESTEGLTRGLEVVDTGAPIQVPVGNAVKGRLFNVVGHAIDGMEQPLVDQKRSIHQPAPAFDQLIPTTEILYTGIKVIDLLAPYVKGGKIGLFGGAGVGKTVLIMELIDKIAKSYNGLSIFAGVGERTREGNDLLREMIEAGVINYGEAFRHAMEQGDWDLRKVDPQALKTSQATLVFGQMNESPGARARVALTGLSIAEYFRDQEGSGKDILFFIDNIFRFTQAGSELSALLGRMPSAVGYQPTLATEMGAMQERITSVRGGSITSVQAIYVPADDLTDPAPATTFTHLDATTVLSRKIAALGIYPAVDPLDSTARVLSPEIVGQLHYDTAHRVKKMLQRYKELQDIIAILGMDELSEADAQLVYRARKVQRFLSQPFNVAEKFTGIKGASVPIADTIKGFTMIMDGTLDHLPETAFNLVGGIEQAISKGEKLLSEGNNVVGL; from the coding sequence ATGTCCAGCGCTGGAAAAGTAATTCAAATTATAGGTTCTGTAGTTGATGTACGCTTTGAAGAAGCGGCTACCTTACCCTGCATATTGCATGCACTGCATATCAAAACGCCTTCTGGTAAGGTAGTTACGTTAGAATGTCAGCAGCATTTGGGTGAGCATTGCATACGAGCCATTGCAATGGAGAGCACAGAAGGATTAACGCGTGGTTTAGAAGTGGTAGATACAGGTGCGCCCATTCAAGTACCGGTAGGAAATGCGGTAAAGGGGCGTTTATTCAATGTAGTAGGTCATGCCATAGATGGCATGGAGCAGCCGCTAGTAGATCAAAAGCGATCGATTCATCAGCCTGCTCCAGCGTTTGATCAGCTCATTCCTACTACAGAAATTCTATATACTGGTATTAAAGTAATTGATTTATTAGCTCCTTATGTAAAGGGGGGTAAAATTGGTCTCTTTGGTGGTGCGGGGGTAGGTAAAACGGTCTTAATCATGGAGCTTATTGATAAGATTGCTAAGTCTTATAATGGGCTTTCCATATTTGCGGGAGTAGGGGAACGAACACGTGAGGGGAATGATTTATTGCGTGAGATGATTGAGGCTGGGGTCATTAATTATGGGGAAGCTTTTAGGCATGCTATGGAGCAAGGGGATTGGGATTTGCGTAAGGTAGATCCGCAAGCATTAAAAACTTCGCAAGCTACGTTGGTGTTTGGACAGATGAATGAATCACCAGGTGCCAGAGCACGCGTAGCGCTTACGGGTCTTTCTATTGCAGAGTATTTCCGTGATCAAGAGGGCAGTGGCAAGGATATTCTTTTTTTTATTGATAATATTTTTCGTTTTACGCAAGCTGGTTCAGAGCTATCTGCTTTATTAGGCAGGATGCCTTCTGCAGTAGGGTATCAACCTACATTGGCTACAGAAATGGGTGCTATGCAGGAGCGTATTACTTCTGTTAGAGGCGGCTCTATTACCTCTGTGCAAGCTATTTATGTACCAGCAGATGACCTGACGGATCCTGCGCCTGCAACTACTTTTACTCATTTGGATGCTACTACAGTGCTTTCTAGAAAGATAGCTGCCTTGGGTATTTATCCGGCAGTAGATCCTTTAGATTCTACTGCTAGGGTGTTAAGCCCGGAAATAGTGGGGCAACTGCATTATGATACGGCACATAGGGTAAAAAAAATGTTGCAGCGCTATAAAGAGCTACAAGATATTATAGCTATTTTAGGCATGGATGAGCTTTCAGAAGCGGATGCACAGCTGGTTTATCGGGCTAGAAAAGTACAGCGTTTTTTATCGCAGCCTTTTAATGTAGCAGAAAAGTTTACAGGCATTAAGGGAGCGTCTGTGCCTATAGCGGATACCATTAAAGGCTTTACGATGATCATGGATGGCACATTGGATCATCTGCCGGAAACTGCTTTTAACTTGGTGGGTGGCATTGAACAAGCTATAAGCAAAGGAGAAAAATTGCTATCAGAAGGGAATAATGTGGTTGGTTTATAA
- a CDS encoding OmpH family outer membrane protein yields the protein MNYKFLSFLVLIICMRTSVKADVAPEAAPKAAAVLKIGYVDVGYVLEQLPEAKKRVMDLTSFDKQMENQVKSKHKEFQEKMASFQEEKDKLTQAQQNQRHAELTKLQEAVQELCMTASHKIQQKHHELMEPLHARMREVIRKVAEEGSYTFVFSKEASGIKESVLLFAQKSFDLSELVLERLKKEAPLVVEAKPPVVGDRKDTKAPAKAATEKKK from the coding sequence ATGAATTATAAATTTTTATCTTTTTTAGTGCTGATTATTTGCATGCGGACAAGCGTAAAAGCTGACGTGGCTCCTGAAGCTGCTCCTAAGGCAGCGGCTGTTTTAAAAATTGGCTATGTAGATGTGGGTTATGTTTTGGAGCAGTTACCAGAAGCTAAGAAGCGTGTAATGGATCTTACGAGTTTTGACAAACAAATGGAGAATCAAGTTAAATCGAAACATAAAGAATTTCAGGAAAAAATGGCTTCTTTTCAAGAGGAAAAGGATAAGCTTACACAAGCGCAGCAGAATCAGAGGCATGCAGAGCTAACTAAGTTACAAGAGGCTGTTCAAGAGCTTTGTATGACTGCTTCCCATAAAATTCAGCAGAAGCATCATGAGCTCATGGAGCCACTTCATGCACGTATGCGAGAGGTTATTCGTAAGGTTGCAGAGGAAGGTTCCTATACCTTTGTTTTTTCTAAAGAAGCTTCAGGAATAAAGGAGTCTGTGTTACTTTTTGCTCAAAAATCTTTTGATCTTTCTGAGCTTGTGTTGGAAAGACTAAAAAAAGAAGCGCCCCTTGTAGTAGAAGCCAAGCCACCTGTAGTAGGCGATCGAAAGGATACGAAGGCCCCTGCTAAGGCTGCTACAGAGAAGAAAAAGTAA
- a CDS encoding peptidylprolyl isomerase — protein sequence MFSKKKLRCLVVYFFASVLLFMQGHASTLLLDKVIATVDEEQILYSDLEGLCAQLELEGKATDPAARRNLLHQLILSKLFLAKARIEAIKVEEAVIQRQCDAYLAVWIKQAGSEEKLVAHFHRPIKQIRAMLKGDLEERALMAEVKRKLIEPVVVTPSEVKDYFERLPLDKRSYYPTAFELLQLVIYPKVAPANLEAAKQKLLAIKKKLVADPTAFAALAKAHSEDPISASNGGALGWVAMGTLDPAYEAAALSLKVGAISDPVWSSFGWHLIELLGRNTNQYNTRHILHMVHPTQEEIDLTEVELNQIREKIVQGTLTMEAAIQQYAEDKNNPHVPSLTDPSKEQERISAALLPVDSLDPAVYFAVEGLQVGEVTKPQFIHNYRKPAWRLLYVKQKVEAHAMNLVQDYAIIHDRLLQEKQQQVLQKWVQDAQSTFIIDIDPAYQLSDGL from the coding sequence ATGTTCAGTAAAAAGAAATTACGTTGTTTAGTTGTATATTTTTTTGCTTCTGTGTTACTATTCATGCAGGGGCATGCTTCAACGCTATTATTGGATAAAGTGATTGCTACTGTGGACGAAGAGCAGATCTTATATTCTGATTTAGAGGGGCTATGTGCACAATTAGAGCTTGAAGGAAAAGCAACAGATCCTGCTGCAAGAAGAAATCTATTACATCAGTTAATTTTGAGTAAATTGTTTTTAGCGAAAGCACGTATAGAGGCGATCAAGGTAGAGGAAGCAGTTATTCAGCGGCAATGTGATGCTTATCTAGCAGTTTGGATCAAACAAGCAGGTTCTGAAGAGAAGCTTGTAGCGCATTTCCATAGGCCTATTAAGCAGATTAGGGCGATGTTAAAAGGTGATTTGGAGGAACGTGCTTTAATGGCTGAAGTAAAGCGCAAGCTTATAGAGCCGGTGGTAGTTACACCCTCTGAAGTGAAGGATTATTTTGAGAGATTACCCCTAGACAAGCGTTCTTACTATCCTACTGCTTTTGAGCTATTGCAGCTGGTTATTTACCCGAAGGTAGCACCCGCTAATTTGGAGGCGGCCAAGCAGAAGCTTTTGGCCATAAAAAAGAAATTAGTTGCAGATCCTACTGCTTTTGCTGCTTTAGCCAAGGCACATTCAGAGGATCCTATTTCAGCTTCTAATGGAGGGGCATTAGGCTGGGTAGCCATGGGTACATTAGATCCTGCTTATGAAGCAGCAGCTCTTTCGCTTAAGGTCGGTGCCATAAGCGATCCTGTATGGTCTTCTTTTGGGTGGCATCTCATAGAGTTATTAGGACGTAATACAAATCAATACAATACCCGTCATATATTGCATATGGTACACCCTACGCAAGAGGAGATTGATCTTACTGAGGTAGAATTGAATCAAATTAGAGAAAAGATCGTACAGGGTACATTAACCATGGAAGCTGCCATACAGCAATATGCAGAAGACAAAAATAACCCGCATGTACCTAGTTTAACAGACCCTAGCAAGGAGCAAGAGCGGATTTCTGCTGCTTTGCTGCCTGTTGATTCCTTGGACCCAGCAGTATATTTTGCTGTTGAAGGACTTCAAGTGGGTGAAGTAACCAAGCCCCAATTTATCCATAACTATCGTAAGCCAGCTTGGCGGTTGCTTTATGTAAAACAAAAAGTGGAAGCACATGCGATGAATTTAGTACAAGATTATGCCATAATCCATGATCGTTTGCTACAAGAAAAGCAGCAACAAGTACTTCAAAAATGGGTTCAAGATGCGCAATCAACTTTTATTATTGATATTGACCCAGCCTATCAGTTAAGTGATGGGTTATAG
- a CDS encoding ankyrin repeat domain-containing protein: MTKDNKKVDRKGLIFIGQLTGWLHYTRVLWIASLVCLLQARTCTREGSPKTSAIKLASARYQIEKIPDISQTTPKKNNYLYEAVNEGDMEKVEAILERIIQENKNNKADRYGDFPNNIAKDGLTAVGLAIKQGRLNILQKLLACPYINVNEAGNKGKSLAYALSNKKHEIVQYLLDNVEAQKLDSTSALPKTRQNPLQLAIETNKQAIVKKILDRNSSNIDKLWSKDTKNRTFLHTAASSNQLNTVLSHAYLKKDKSRVIKELFEKDSNGESVLGACVLEGVLPLQGKKAKKHFTDLLTYMGGELNEERKEEIRREITALYERKSIVPGRKLTRTYGDELLTIIDRFNT; encoded by the coding sequence ATGACAAAAGATAATAAAAAAGTTGATAGGAAAGGACTTATTTTCATAGGACAACTTACTGGCTGGTTGCACTACACGCGCGTATTGTGGATAGCATCTTTGGTTTGTCTGCTACAGGCAAGAACCTGTACCAGGGAAGGCTCACCTAAAACATCAGCAATAAAACTAGCAAGCGCTCGCTACCAGATAGAGAAAATTCCAGATATTAGCCAAACTACGCCCAAAAAAAACAATTACTTATATGAAGCGGTCAATGAAGGAGATATGGAAAAAGTTGAGGCGATCTTAGAAAGGATCATTCAGGAAAACAAGAATAATAAGGCAGATCGCTATGGTGATTTCCCAAACAATATAGCAAAGGATGGGTTAACAGCAGTAGGTTTAGCTATAAAACAAGGGAGGCTTAACATACTACAGAAACTCTTAGCATGTCCATACATTAACGTCAATGAGGCGGGGAACAAGGGTAAATCATTGGCCTATGCTCTTAGCAATAAGAAACATGAGATAGTCCAATATTTGTTAGACAATGTAGAGGCGCAGAAATTAGATAGTACGTCAGCATTGCCTAAAACAAGGCAGAACCCCCTACAGCTGGCTATTGAAACCAATAAGCAGGCAATCGTAAAAAAAATACTAGACAGAAATAGTAGCAATATAGATAAGTTGTGGTCAAAGGACACAAAAAATAGGACATTTTTGCATACAGCCGCCAGCTCCAACCAGCTAAATACCGTATTGAGCCATGCCTATCTAAAAAAAGATAAAAGCAGAGTCATTAAGGAACTCTTTGAAAAAGATTCAAATGGGGAGAGTGTATTAGGTGCTTGTGTGTTAGAGGGGGTGTTGCCACTACAGGGCAAAAAAGCTAAAAAACATTTCACCGATTTATTAACGTATATGGGAGGGGAGCTCAATGAGGAGAGAAAAGAAGAGATAAGAAGAGAGATCACTGCTCTATACGAAAGAAAAAGTATAGTACCAGGCAGAAAACTTACTAGAACCTATGGGGACGAACTACTCACTATTATAGATAGGTTTAATACCTAA
- the mutS gene encoding DNA mismatch repair protein MutS — MSKPIVLTPLMRQYLAIKKKYPHTLLLFRVGDFYETFLEDAVKASKILGIVLTKRSNGSAAGVDLAGFPYHSLDLYLPKLVKAGCRVAICDQLEDPKQAKGIVQRGVTELVTPGLSFHDAVLDKKSNNYLAAIAFGKKLWGVSFLDLSTGEFFAAEGSRDYVRQLLQRFAPSEVLFNKKQQSIWDDFAQNDFAAYGIEEWVFQIDYAYDLLNTHFGTLSLKGFGMADYATAPIAAGAILYYLAETEHKETKHITAIVRLDEQQYVWLDPFTIKALELLVPQQPNGTALIDILDQTVTPMGARLLKKWLLFPLKEVSAIQKRLDTVAHFVNNPTITDLLVDTLKQIGDLERLIAKVAVGRVNPRELIALSKALAQLPPIQKALQQTSFSELAQWSIQFHDCQTLVQKIQHTIEQNPPLLTNQGGIIKQHVQDQLDRLRAMVHTGKDYLVQLQQKESQRTHIPSLKVAYNRVFGYYLEVPHAHQDKVPTDWIRKQTLSNAERYITEELKQYEENILNAAEQAQLLEQQLYQALVEETATYMLPIQQNAKLLAELDLYLSFARQACAHRYSKPIVEDSALLMLQGSRHPVIEQRLPVGTSYVPNDVCLNQTDQQIMIITGPNMAGKSALLRQVALTVLMAQIGSFVPATLAQIGLVDKLFTRVGASDNLAQGESTFMMEMTETASIMHNLSDRSLLLMDEIGRGTSTYDGMAIAWTLVEYLHNHPRYKARTLFATHYHELSSLAEELPAVKNYTVTVEEIAGKILFLHKLTPGSSAHSFGIHVAQMAGMPLRIVERATLLLQQLSTRNERKHPQKEREEDPLAHTIGKQPQEGSAYLHQLEAVLAATDIDALTPLDALLTLRDLKGMLKK, encoded by the coding sequence ATGTCTAAACCTATTGTATTAACGCCGTTGATGCGGCAATATTTAGCTATTAAAAAAAAGTATCCCCATACTTTATTGCTTTTTCGTGTAGGGGATTTCTATGAAACTTTTTTAGAAGATGCCGTTAAAGCCAGTAAGATTTTAGGCATTGTACTAACCAAGCGATCTAATGGTTCGGCAGCTGGTGTAGATTTAGCAGGGTTTCCCTATCATTCCTTGGATCTTTACTTACCCAAGCTGGTAAAGGCAGGTTGTCGGGTGGCCATTTGTGATCAGCTAGAAGATCCAAAGCAAGCCAAAGGCATTGTCCAAAGAGGAGTAACAGAATTGGTAACCCCTGGTCTTTCTTTTCATGATGCTGTTTTAGATAAAAAATCCAATAATTATTTAGCTGCTATCGCTTTTGGAAAAAAGCTATGGGGTGTTTCTTTTTTAGATCTTTCTACAGGGGAATTCTTTGCAGCGGAAGGTTCACGTGATTACGTACGGCAATTATTACAACGTTTTGCTCCTTCTGAAGTGCTTTTTAATAAAAAGCAGCAAAGCATATGGGATGATTTTGCGCAAAATGATTTTGCCGCCTATGGGATAGAAGAATGGGTATTTCAAATTGATTATGCCTATGATTTGCTCAATACACATTTTGGAACCCTTTCCCTAAAAGGTTTCGGTATGGCAGACTATGCTACGGCCCCTATCGCAGCAGGTGCCATTTTATACTACCTAGCAGAAACGGAACATAAAGAAACCAAGCATATTACCGCTATAGTACGGCTGGATGAGCAGCAGTATGTTTGGCTCGACCCTTTTACTATTAAGGCCTTGGAACTACTTGTACCGCAGCAGCCCAATGGCACAGCGTTGATTGATATATTGGATCAAACCGTTACCCCTATGGGGGCACGGTTGTTAAAAAAATGGTTGCTATTCCCGCTTAAAGAGGTGAGCGCTATTCAAAAACGATTGGATACAGTTGCCCATTTTGTAAATAATCCAACTATAACAGACTTATTAGTAGATACGCTCAAGCAAATAGGTGATCTAGAACGGCTTATAGCGAAGGTAGCAGTAGGGAGGGTTAATCCACGTGAGCTCATTGCTTTGAGCAAGGCGTTAGCGCAGCTACCACCCATACAAAAAGCCTTGCAGCAAACCTCCTTTTCGGAGCTAGCGCAATGGTCCATTCAGTTTCATGATTGTCAAACTTTGGTACAAAAAATTCAGCATACCATCGAGCAAAACCCACCCCTCCTTACGAATCAAGGCGGTATCATTAAACAGCATGTGCAAGATCAGTTGGATCGTTTGCGTGCCATGGTGCATACAGGTAAAGATTACTTGGTGCAATTGCAGCAGAAAGAGAGTCAGCGAACCCATATTCCCTCTTTAAAGGTAGCTTACAATCGTGTATTTGGCTATTATTTGGAAGTCCCTCATGCCCATCAAGATAAGGTCCCAACAGATTGGATACGCAAGCAAACATTGTCCAATGCAGAACGCTATATTACAGAGGAATTAAAACAATACGAAGAAAATATTCTAAATGCAGCGGAGCAAGCACAGCTTTTAGAGCAGCAGCTCTATCAAGCATTGGTAGAAGAGACAGCCACATATATGCTCCCTATTCAACAAAATGCCAAATTGCTAGCTGAATTGGATCTTTACCTTTCTTTTGCTAGGCAAGCTTGTGCCCACCGTTATAGCAAGCCTATAGTAGAAGATAGCGCGTTGCTCATGCTGCAGGGAAGCCGACATCCTGTTATTGAGCAGCGGTTGCCAGTAGGGACTTCCTATGTGCCTAATGATGTCTGCTTAAATCAGACAGATCAGCAAATAATGATTATTACAGGACCTAATATGGCTGGTAAATCAGCCTTATTACGTCAAGTTGCGTTGACGGTATTAATGGCACAGATAGGTTCCTTTGTACCAGCTACTTTGGCTCAGATTGGTCTGGTAGATAAATTATTTACTAGGGTAGGCGCATCAGATAATCTAGCACAAGGCGAATCTACCTTTATGATGGAGATGACAGAAACAGCCAGCATTATGCATAATCTCAGTGACCGTAGTTTACTACTCATGGATGAAATAGGAAGAGGCACGAGTACGTATGATGGGATGGCCATTGCTTGGACGTTGGTGGAATATTTACATAACCACCCACGCTATAAAGCTAGGACTCTTTTTGCAACACATTATCATGAATTAAGCTCGTTAGCGGAGGAACTTCCTGCTGTAAAAAATTACACCGTAACGGTAGAAGAAATAGCAGGAAAAATATTATTTTTACATAAATTAACTCCAGGAAGTAGTGCGCATAGTTTTGGAATTCATGTAGCGCAAATGGCAGGTATGCCTCTTCGCATTGTGGAACGTGCTACGTTACTACTGCAGCAGTTATCGACTAGGAACGAAAGAAAGCACCCACAAAAGGAGAGAGAGGAGGATCCTTTGGCGCACACAATAGGCAAACAGCCACAAGAGGGAAGCGCCTATTTGCATCAGCTGGAAGCTGTATTGGCCGCAACCGATATCGATGCGCTTACACCATTAGACGCGTTGTTAACGTTAAGAGATCTTAAGGGTATGCTTAAAAAGTAA
- a CDS encoding peroxiredoxin has product MNVVGTKAPIFKAAAVIEGNAIVADFSLEQFLGKQEVIFFFYPKDFTFVCPTELLAFQQSLPQFLARGVALVGCSTDTEETHLAWLRTPKAKGGIAGVTYPLVADTSKTIAANYGVLGGNWYCDENNQLVYTGLPVAYRGVFLIDKGGIIRYVAVNDLPLGRQVEEVLRIVDMWQHVQQFGEVCPANWVKGSQAMKATPEGVANYLASHIV; this is encoded by the coding sequence GTGAATGTAGTAGGAACAAAGGCTCCTATTTTTAAAGCAGCTGCTGTTATAGAGGGGAATGCTATTGTAGCTGATTTTTCATTGGAGCAGTTTTTAGGGAAGCAGGAAGTTATTTTCTTTTTTTATCCCAAGGATTTTACTTTTGTTTGTCCCACTGAGCTACTTGCTTTTCAGCAAAGTTTACCGCAGTTCCTAGCGCGTGGAGTAGCATTGGTTGGTTGTTCTACCGATACAGAAGAAACGCATCTTGCCTGGTTGCGTACCCCTAAAGCTAAAGGTGGCATTGCGGGTGTAACCTATCCTTTGGTTGCTGATACAAGTAAGACGATTGCCGCTAATTACGGTGTCCTGGGAGGAAACTGGTATTGCGATGAAAACAATCAATTGGTTTATACAGGATTGCCCGTGGCATACCGTGGTGTATTCTTAATTGATAAAGGAGGTATTATACGTTATGTAGCGGTGAATGATCTGCCACTAGGTAGGCAGGTAGAGGAAGTGCTTCGTATAGTAGACATGTGGCAACATGTACAGCAGTTTGGCGAGGTTTGTCCGGCCAATTGGGTAAAGGGAAGCCAGGCGATGAAAGCTACGCCGGAAGGCGTAGCCAATTATTTGGCTTCGCATATAGTGTAG
- a CDS encoding Npt1/Npt2 family nucleotide transporter, which translates to MSSKQEFGTVRGLLWPIHGHELRKFFPMAFIFLLISFCYALTRSLKDMNMLSGVSATTMYFLKGLGVMPSMILFTLLYGKVSRSMDRDGRFNAVMLYFLVFFVFALTYLLPNKELLQLQFSESFRAQWPRLKGVWEMLAHWPIGLFYIHAEAWGTFAIGVVFWTFANEITAINQAKRFYSFLIIFAALGSIVAGLVLKLESVRANFDQGLKFVIGAICLILIMYRYFSAAIKANPAYYQVEKKPKKTKIKMPFMESMRFLARSKYLMLISVLVIGYGLVIALFEGVLKSQMQKYVATTGDQSLYSGFYADQQIAVGLVSILFTFFFARPILNRGWTFAASTTPVAALGMTFLFFTFLCFGDFLDKFLQKFHITALYMSVLVGIYNVVFVKSVKYVLFDPTKEAVYIPLDEETKVRGKAAVDGVGSRLGKTLASYLIMGMSALFGGGDIANIRMPIVLMIIVVIMIWLTAVKALGKLKAEAEVKHEADRTKA; encoded by the coding sequence ATGAGCTCTAAACAAGAATTCGGTACGGTACGTGGGTTGTTATGGCCTATTCATGGCCATGAATTGCGTAAGTTTTTCCCGATGGCTTTTATCTTTTTGTTGATATCTTTTTGCTATGCACTTACACGTTCCCTTAAAGACATGAATATGCTTTCAGGTGTTAGTGCTACCACTATGTATTTCCTAAAAGGGTTGGGCGTTATGCCTAGTATGATTCTCTTTACGCTTCTTTATGGTAAGGTTAGTCGTTCCATGGACAGAGATGGTAGATTCAATGCTGTTATGCTCTATTTTTTAGTGTTTTTCGTTTTTGCGCTTACCTATCTACTACCTAATAAGGAGCTCTTACAGCTGCAATTTTCAGAATCCTTTCGGGCGCAGTGGCCCAGACTTAAGGGCGTATGGGAAATGCTTGCCCATTGGCCTATTGGCCTATTTTATATCCATGCTGAAGCATGGGGAACTTTTGCCATAGGCGTCGTGTTTTGGACGTTTGCAAATGAAATTACTGCTATAAATCAAGCCAAAAGGTTTTATAGCTTTTTAATTATTTTTGCTGCGTTAGGAAGTATTGTGGCTGGATTAGTGTTAAAACTAGAGTCTGTTCGCGCTAATTTTGACCAAGGGTTAAAGTTCGTAATTGGGGCCATTTGTTTGATTTTGATAATGTATAGATACTTTAGTGCTGCTATCAAGGCCAATCCAGCTTACTATCAAGTTGAAAAAAAACCTAAAAAAACAAAAATCAAGATGCCCTTTATGGAATCTATGAGATTTTTAGCTCGTTCTAAGTATCTTATGTTAATTTCTGTATTGGTAATAGGATATGGTTTGGTTATTGCTCTTTTTGAAGGTGTATTAAAGTCGCAAATGCAGAAATATGTTGCTACAACCGGTGATCAGTCTCTTTATTCTGGCTTTTATGCGGATCAACAGATTGCAGTAGGTTTGGTTTCTATTTTGTTTACCTTTTTCTTTGCTCGGCCTATTTTAAACAGAGGATGGACTTTTGCTGCCTCCACTACACCGGTTGCCGCATTGGGGATGACATTTTTATTTTTTACCTTTCTCTGTTTTGGTGATTTCTTAGATAAGTTTCTGCAAAAATTTCATATAACGGCTTTGTACATGTCTGTGCTGGTTGGGATTTATAATGTAGTATTTGTGAAGTCAGTCAAATATGTTTTATTCGATCCTACTAAGGAAGCGGTCTATATCCCGTTGGACGAAGAAACCAAAGTTCGTGGAAAAGCGGCGGTAGATGGGGTAGGGTCTCGTTTGGGAAAAACGTTGGCATCCTATTTAATTATGGGGATGTCTGCGCTATTTGGAGGGGGGGATATTGCGAATATTCGTATGCCTATTGTGCTTATGATTATAGTTGTTATTATGATTTGGTTAACGGCTGTAAAAGCTTTAGGAAAACTAAAAGCAGAAGCTGAAGTAAAACATGAGGCAGACCGGACAAAGGCATAG